In the Wyeomyia smithii strain HCP4-BCI-WySm-NY-G18 chromosome 2, ASM2978416v1, whole genome shotgun sequence genome, one interval contains:
- the LOC129724050 gene encoding peptidyl-alpha-hydroxyglycine alpha-amidating lyase 1 isoform X1 yields MFTPRWLKSTKTDSKMKLLLVLLTGVIVGTRTEQQISLEMVSPSANVTHHRNSDYDYEYVSNWPSLDRQLGSVSAVAIDSHGNVVIFHRGSHVWDEGTFDSRNVYLPIDRGPIAEPTLLVLSNQTGALVSEWGANYFYMPHGLTIDRNNSYWLTDVGLHQVFKFDLTVSSTVPVLELGRRFKPGNDLHSFCKPTSVAVLESGDFFVADGYCNGRLMKFSPEGRLILSWGKNSFALTRAYRLPAGPVPESFFAIPHALTYAEDKDLLCVADREQGRVQCFSARNGTFHSMYSHPQIGNRLFSVKYVPLSGGLFYIVNGPQFTGVKPPINGFVLSMSTGNIVGKFFPPNQQMAFSNPHELSVSSDGGQIYVAELSPTTVHKFVLKHQPLEDHQEYHQPVVAKPSLSPVHMIPTGLDEPSAEVSDSLYASSLTVVVVVSSLLATSCLVLCLSRTICFKASRRHRFSSTVENISLRSLRHSEDNQA; encoded by the exons ATGTTTACTCCACGGTGGCTTAAGAGCACTAAGACCGACTCAAAAATGAAGCTGCTACTGGTGCTACTAACGGGTGTAATTGTCGGTACAAGAACTGAGCAACAG ATTTCACTCGAGATGGTTTCGCCTAGCGCAAACGTAACGCATCACCGGAACAGTGACTACG aTTACGAGTACGTATCGAATTGGCCTTCATTGGACCGACAGCTAGGCTCCGTGTCAGCAGTTGCTATTGATTCCCACGGGAATGTTGTTATCTTTCATCGTGGATCGCATGTTTGGGATGAAGGAACCTTCGATTCGCGTAACGTCTATCTTCCCATTGATCGAGGACCCATAGCCGAGCCAACGCTGCTGGTCTTAAGCAATCAAACCGGAGCACTTGTCAGTGAATGGGGAGCTAATTA CTTCTACATGCCGCATGGCTTGACTATTGACCGGAACAATAGTTATTGGCTTACCGACGTCGGTCTACATCAAGTTTTCAAGTTCGATCTGACCGTTTCCAGTACCGTGCCGGTGCTAGAGCTTGGGCGTCGCTTCAAACCGGGTAACGATCTGCACAGCTTTTGCAAACCAACATCAGTTGCAGTACTGGAAAGTGGGGATTTTTTCGTAGCCGATGGCTACTGTAACGGTCGATTGATGAAATTCTCCCCGGAAGGGAGACTGATCCTAAGCTGGGGAAAAAATTCCTTCGCCCTGACCAGGGCTTACAGACTACCCGCAGGACCTGTGCCGGAGAGCTTCTTTGCCATTCCTCACGCACTAACATACGCTGAGGATAAAGATTTGTTGTGCGTCGCGGACCGCGAGCAGGGCAGAGTGCAATGCTTCTCGGCTCGAAACGGAACATTCCATTCAATGTACAGTCATCCCCAGATAGGGAACCGATTGTTCAGTGTTAAATACGTTCCACTGAGTGGGGGTCTGTTCTACATCGTTAACGGGCCTCAGTTTACCGGTGTAAAACCTCCGATAAACGGATTCGTGCTGTCCATGAGCACCGGCAACATCGTGGGTAAATTTTTCCCTCCCAACCAGCAGATGGCATTCAGCAATCCACACGAGCTCAGCGTCAGCTCAGACGGTGGCCAAATATACGTAGCTGAGCTATCTCCAACCACGGTACACAAGTTTGTGCTCAAACACCAACCTCTTGAGGATCATCAGGAATATCATCAGCCAGTAGTAGCGAAACCATCACTCTCACCTGTGCATATGATTCCAACTGGGTTGGATGAACCATCGGCGGAAGTATCGGACTCTCTGTACGCCAGTAGCCTGACGGTGGTCGTCGTTGTAAGCAGCTTGCTAGCAACCAGCTGTCTGGTGTTGTGCCTCTCACGAACGATCTGTTTCAAAGCTAGCAGACGGCATCGATTTTCCAGTACCGTCGAAAACATTTCTCTCCGCAGTCTTCGCCATTCCGAGGACAATCAGGCATGA
- the LOC129724050 gene encoding peptidyl-alpha-hydroxyglycine alpha-amidating lyase 1 isoform X2 codes for MKLLLVLLTGVIVGTRTEQQISLEMVSPSANVTHHRNSDYDYEYVSNWPSLDRQLGSVSAVAIDSHGNVVIFHRGSHVWDEGTFDSRNVYLPIDRGPIAEPTLLVLSNQTGALVSEWGANYFYMPHGLTIDRNNSYWLTDVGLHQVFKFDLTVSSTVPVLELGRRFKPGNDLHSFCKPTSVAVLESGDFFVADGYCNGRLMKFSPEGRLILSWGKNSFALTRAYRLPAGPVPESFFAIPHALTYAEDKDLLCVADREQGRVQCFSARNGTFHSMYSHPQIGNRLFSVKYVPLSGGLFYIVNGPQFTGVKPPINGFVLSMSTGNIVGKFFPPNQQMAFSNPHELSVSSDGGQIYVAELSPTTVHKFVLKHQPLEDHQEYHQPVVAKPSLSPVHMIPTGLDEPSAEVSDSLYASSLTVVVVVSSLLATSCLVLCLSRTICFKASRRHRFSSTVENISLRSLRHSEDNQA; via the exons ATGAAGCTGCTACTGGTGCTACTAACGGGTGTAATTGTCGGTACAAGAACTGAGCAACAG ATTTCACTCGAGATGGTTTCGCCTAGCGCAAACGTAACGCATCACCGGAACAGTGACTACG aTTACGAGTACGTATCGAATTGGCCTTCATTGGACCGACAGCTAGGCTCCGTGTCAGCAGTTGCTATTGATTCCCACGGGAATGTTGTTATCTTTCATCGTGGATCGCATGTTTGGGATGAAGGAACCTTCGATTCGCGTAACGTCTATCTTCCCATTGATCGAGGACCCATAGCCGAGCCAACGCTGCTGGTCTTAAGCAATCAAACCGGAGCACTTGTCAGTGAATGGGGAGCTAATTA CTTCTACATGCCGCATGGCTTGACTATTGACCGGAACAATAGTTATTGGCTTACCGACGTCGGTCTACATCAAGTTTTCAAGTTCGATCTGACCGTTTCCAGTACCGTGCCGGTGCTAGAGCTTGGGCGTCGCTTCAAACCGGGTAACGATCTGCACAGCTTTTGCAAACCAACATCAGTTGCAGTACTGGAAAGTGGGGATTTTTTCGTAGCCGATGGCTACTGTAACGGTCGATTGATGAAATTCTCCCCGGAAGGGAGACTGATCCTAAGCTGGGGAAAAAATTCCTTCGCCCTGACCAGGGCTTACAGACTACCCGCAGGACCTGTGCCGGAGAGCTTCTTTGCCATTCCTCACGCACTAACATACGCTGAGGATAAAGATTTGTTGTGCGTCGCGGACCGCGAGCAGGGCAGAGTGCAATGCTTCTCGGCTCGAAACGGAACATTCCATTCAATGTACAGTCATCCCCAGATAGGGAACCGATTGTTCAGTGTTAAATACGTTCCACTGAGTGGGGGTCTGTTCTACATCGTTAACGGGCCTCAGTTTACCGGTGTAAAACCTCCGATAAACGGATTCGTGCTGTCCATGAGCACCGGCAACATCGTGGGTAAATTTTTCCCTCCCAACCAGCAGATGGCATTCAGCAATCCACACGAGCTCAGCGTCAGCTCAGACGGTGGCCAAATATACGTAGCTGAGCTATCTCCAACCACGGTACACAAGTTTGTGCTCAAACACCAACCTCTTGAGGATCATCAGGAATATCATCAGCCAGTAGTAGCGAAACCATCACTCTCACCTGTGCATATGATTCCAACTGGGTTGGATGAACCATCGGCGGAAGTATCGGACTCTCTGTACGCCAGTAGCCTGACGGTGGTCGTCGTTGTAAGCAGCTTGCTAGCAACCAGCTGTCTGGTGTTGTGCCTCTCACGAACGATCTGTTTCAAAGCTAGCAGACGGCATCGATTTTCCAGTACCGTCGAAAACATTTCTCTCCGCAGTCTTCGCCATTCCGAGGACAATCAGGCATGA
- the LOC129724052 gene encoding xyloside xylosyltransferase 1, with protein sequence MNKILLVLIVASGFLLIIYANSNIFNRRNILMIFQQKADPAGGGGGEARVEPVHSEALDSSRQTAENGAFGKSVSAQFLSAARINELKRVKYIPKENNATEYNIFIIYTKESQNVILKSKFELFLKSLLKYTTIPMHLHVITDEQSETSAEELIREQINHYRKVVFYTLYDVKDCAEKISDIVKNMLPLFNYKTGSYYSDALFLISLGLHRIVDVNMKRAIIIDCDVVFRSSVKELFDQFDHFGSEHLFGLAPELTPVYLHILFKYRAQNPHTLFGTPYYLNKTQLAIGSSLGGFFSRTTKKTKHGYPGLNSGVVMLRLDRIRQSRLYEEIIKAESVKNMVEKYSFKGHLGDQDFYTLMGFEFPGLIYRLDCIWNRQLCTWWRENGYGNVFDSYFHCEGTIKVYHGNCNTRIPE encoded by the exons ATGAACAAGATTCTACTGGTGTTGATCGTTGCCAGTGGGTTTCTGCTGATCATTTACGCCAACAGCAATATCTTCAACCGGCGGAATATATTGATGATATTCCAGCAGAAGGCTGATCCTGCCGGAGGCGGAGGCGGCGAAGCAAGAGTCGAACCAGTTCATTCGGAGGCACTCGATAGCAGCCGCCAGACGGCCGAGAATGGTGCCTTTGGTAAGTCTGTCTCGGCACAGTTTCTAAGTGCCGCTCGTATCAACGAACTGAAACGGGTTAAGTACATCCCGAAGGAGAACAATGCCACCGAGTACAACATCTTTATTATCTACACGAAGGAGAGCCAGAATGTGATTCTGAAGAGCAAGTTCGAGCTTTTTCTGAAGAGCCTGCTCAAATATACAACCATTCCGATGCATCTGCATGTGATAACGGACGAGCAGAGCGAAACATCGGCGGAAGAGTTGATCCGGGAACAGATTAATCACTATCGGAAGGTGGTCTTCTATACGTTATATGATGTGAAAGATTGCGCCGAGAAGATTAGCGATATTGTGAAAAATATGCTGCCATTGTTCAATTATAAGACGG GAAGTTACTACAGTGACGCATTGTTTCTCATATCGCTAGGATTACATCGAATCGTTGACGTTAACATGAAACGTGCAATTATCATCGACTGTGACGTGGTGTTCCGATCGTCGGTAAAGGAGCTGTTTGACCAGTTTGACCACTTTGGTTCGGAACATCTGTTCGGCCTTGCACCGGAGCTAACCCCAGTGTACTTGCATATCCTGTTCAAGTACCGGGCTCAGAATCCGCACACTTTATTCGGCACCCCGTACTATCTGAACAAAACGCAGCTCGCGATTGGCAGTTCGCTTGGTGGTTTCTTCAGCAGAACGACGAAAAAAACGAAGCACGGCTATCCGGGGTTGAATTCCGGCGTGGTGATGCTGCGTCTGGATCGCATTCGCCAGTCACGGCTGTACGAGGAGATTATCAAAGCCGAATCGGTGAAGAACATGGTGGAGAAATACTCCTTCAAGGGACATCTGGGCGATCAGGACTTTTACACGCTGATGGGGTTCGAGTTTCCGGGGCTGATCTATCGGCTGGACTGCATCTGGAACCGACAGTTGTGCACCTGGTGGAGGGAGAACGGTTACGGTAATGTATTCGATAGTTATTTTCATTGTGAGGGAACGATCAAGGTGTACCATGGGAACTGCAACACGCGCATTCCGGAGTGA